Proteins from one Thermococcus sp. M36 genomic window:
- a CDS encoding IS607 family transposase, which produces MVKLYRTGEAAKKLGVSKMTVLRWIKSGKLKAHRIGKEYRVPESEIKRILEGKVPDKVVIYARVSSRDQKEDLERQVEYLKNYSSSKGYQVAKIITDISSGLNENRRGLKQLFKLVEDGEVTKVIITYRDRLTRFGFEYLEQYFNSHGVEIEVIFDDEEKTPEKELVEDLLAIVTSFAGKLYGARSHKKKHLIEAVKNALRDD; this is translated from the coding sequence GTGGTGAAGCTTTACCGGACTGGTGAGGCCGCAAAGAAACTCGGAGTTTCCAAGATGACAGTCCTCCGCTGGATTAAATCGGGCAAACTCAAAGCCCACAGAATCGGCAAAGAATACCGAGTCCCCGAAAGCGAAATCAAGAGAATTCTTGAGGGCAAAGTCCCCGATAAGGTTGTAATTTACGCCAGAGTCTCAAGCCGAGACCAGAAGGAAGACTTGGAAAGACAAGTTGAATACCTCAAAAACTACTCCTCATCAAAAGGCTACCAAGTGGCCAAAATCATCACCGACATATCCTCCGGCCTGAACGAGAACAGGAGGGGATTAAAACAGCTCTTCAAATTGGTTGAAGATGGAGAAGTTACCAAAGTCATCATAACTTACCGGGACAGGCTCACCCGCTTCGGCTTCGAATACCTCGAACAATACTTCAACTCTCACGGCGTCGAAATCGAGGTAATCTTCGACGATGAGGAGAAAACACCAGAAAAAGAGCTCGTGGAGGACTTGTTGGCCATAGTAACCTCCTTCGCCGGAAAGCTCTATGGGGCTCGTTCTCACAAGAAAAAACATCTCATCGAGGCTGTGAAGAATGCCCTTCGAGACGATTAA